The following are encoded in a window of Solidesulfovibrio magneticus RS-1 genomic DNA:
- a CDS encoding DUF6976 family protein — MQQTISTVADIKQKIEAGRKLLLAGDEEALRQLPKGDWIAGTIPYFIAADKGGMVSREMICATDITDYTAGIEIAVYDANGLARIYTEGPKHGFSFIILPAASKTHLSFALNAPNYKDFGIRPLIGWVAGVHLSDLGKKTPKVVNGQTGEVLEDAALVLQAQLPPGKVAEIGIINLFEQGDGDILSFGSDGFSAKDVLVNGEKRNFAAYIMKNKLDTKLPLVADYYGAMVNISFQDVDEVEGQVKFYAPVFTGIRYKHARPVADYVKVFNDRLGREGAIDSSRVAFSCNCILNYLYSELEGKKTDPFVGPVTFGEIAYQLLNQTLVYLEIMDV; from the coding sequence ATGCAACAGACCATTTCCACCGTCGCGGATATCAAGCAGAAAATCGAGGCCGGCCGCAAACTCCTCCTCGCCGGCGACGAGGAAGCCCTCCGCCAACTGCCCAAGGGCGACTGGATCGCCGGCACCATCCCCTACTTCATCGCCGCCGACAAAGGCGGCATGGTCAGCCGGGAGATGATCTGCGCCACGGACATCACCGACTACACCGCCGGCATCGAAATCGCCGTGTATGACGCCAACGGCCTGGCCCGCATCTATACCGAAGGCCCCAAGCACGGATTCAGCTTCATCATCCTGCCGGCGGCCAGCAAGACGCACCTGTCTTTTGCGCTCAATGCCCCGAATTACAAAGACTTCGGCATCCGTCCGCTGATCGGCTGGGTGGCCGGCGTCCATTTGAGCGACCTCGGCAAGAAAACCCCCAAGGTGGTCAACGGCCAGACCGGCGAAGTCCTCGAAGACGCCGCCCTGGTGCTCCAGGCCCAGCTGCCCCCGGGCAAGGTCGCGGAAATCGGCATCATCAACCTGTTCGAACAGGGCGACGGCGACATCCTGAGCTTCGGCTCCGACGGCTTTTCGGCCAAGGACGTCCTGGTCAACGGCGAGAAACGGAATTTCGCCGCCTATATCATGAAGAACAAGCTGGACACCAAGCTGCCGCTGGTGGCCGACTACTACGGGGCCATGGTCAACATCAGCTTCCAGGATGTCGACGAAGTGGAAGGCCAGGTCAAATTCTACGCCCCGGTGTTTACCGGCATCCGCTACAAGCACGCCCGGCCGGTGGCGGACTACGTCAAGGTCTTCAACGACCGCCTGGGCCGGGAAGGGGCCATCGACTCCTCCCGCGTGGCCTTCTCCTGCAACTGCATCCTCAACTACCTCTATTCCGAACTCGAAGGCAAAAAGACCGACCCCTTCGTCGGGCCGGTCACCTTTGGCGAAATCGCCTACCAGCTGCTCAACCAGACCCTGGTGTATCTCGAAATCATGGACGTTTAG
- a CDS encoding CGGC domain-containing protein yields MTDIGILTCSNTTQDVGCSVFGCLRAVSEAQAPFSAVEYPDGVRVVGVISCAGCAGKRSHEKILRRVGALAASGARAIHFATCMVDGCPFLARYESVIREAYPELAVVRGSHARPPEAFLERLDAAMAAPRQSVPEIAAALRAGA; encoded by the coding sequence ATGACCGACATTGGCATCTTGACCTGTTCCAACACCACCCAGGACGTGGGGTGCAGCGTGTTTGGCTGTTTGCGGGCGGTTAGCGAGGCTCAGGCCCCATTTTCGGCCGTCGAGTACCCGGACGGGGTCCGGGTGGTGGGGGTCATCAGCTGCGCCGGCTGCGCCGGCAAGCGGAGCCATGAAAAGATCCTGCGCCGGGTGGGCGCCTTGGCTGCTTCCGGGGCCAGGGCCATCCACTTCGCCACCTGCATGGTGGACGGCTGTCCGTTTCTGGCGCGCTATGAAAGCGTGATCCGGGAAGCCTATCCCGAGCTGGCGGTGGTGCGGGGCAGCCATGCCCGGCCGCCCGAGGCGTTCTTGGAGCGCTTGGACGCCGCCATGGCCGCGCCGCGCCAAAGCGTCCCGGAGATCGCGGCGGCCCTGCGGGCCGGGGCCTGA
- a CDS encoding TetR/AcrR family transcriptional regulator: MNETARERIIRAGAAIMHGQGYAATGLKEILDAAGAPKGSFYHYFPSKEAFALAVIEHYEAMVREIGRPALETEGLTCRERLALFVARYRESQAEGGFRRGCPIGNLVLELAGQSEVLGKRLAVSLAGLTRFFERLVAAGQASGEIEASLDPAEAAGFLAGAWQGALMRMKAARDDGPLATFERFAARLLFGASSGVGQTAP, encoded by the coding sequence ATGAACGAGACCGCGCGGGAGCGCATCATCCGGGCCGGGGCGGCCATCATGCATGGCCAGGGGTATGCCGCGACGGGCCTCAAGGAGATCCTGGACGCGGCCGGCGCGCCCAAGGGGTCGTTCTACCATTATTTCCCGAGCAAGGAAGCCTTTGCCCTGGCGGTCATCGAACACTACGAGGCCATGGTCCGGGAAATCGGGCGGCCGGCCCTGGAAACCGAGGGTTTGACCTGCCGGGAGCGGCTGGCGCTGTTCGTGGCCCGCTACCGGGAGTCCCAGGCTGAAGGCGGATTTCGGCGCGGCTGCCCCATCGGCAATCTGGTGCTGGAGCTGGCCGGCCAGTCCGAGGTGTTGGGGAAGCGGCTGGCCGTGTCCCTCGCGGGGCTGACGCGGTTTTTTGAGCGCCTAGTCGCGGCCGGCCAGGCGAGCGGGGAGATCGAGGCGAGCCTCGACCCGGCCGAGGCGGCCGGCTTTCTGGCCGGGGCCTGGCAGGGGGCGCTTATGCGCATGAAGGCGGCCCGCGACGACGGCCCCCTGGCGACCTTCGAGAGGTTTGCCGCCCGCCTGCTTTTCGGGGCTTCGTCTGGCGTTGGGCAAACCGCCCCTTAA
- a CDS encoding MerR family transcriptional regulator yields MADNRLYSIAALAKILDVPESTLHYWKNRFDDVLPSFGTGRGKRYRAEAVAIFRDIGAMLAQGLSAGDVRSELARRYPVNVGSGEAKGPAAPQTMTAGGGTGGGVDAQTMLAMASAIGAEIARTLAEQLGRGQSGGPAALPEATMTAFTSELAQARAENAVLGDKVRVLEAELVRLRKDRRELESFLLGKIKGLGEGRDNG; encoded by the coding sequence GTGGCCGACAACCGCCTGTATTCCATCGCCGCCCTGGCCAAGATTCTGGATGTGCCGGAATCGACCCTGCACTATTGGAAAAACCGTTTCGACGACGTGCTGCCAAGCTTCGGGACCGGGCGCGGCAAGCGCTACCGGGCCGAGGCGGTGGCGATCTTTCGCGACATCGGGGCCATGCTGGCCCAGGGACTTTCGGCCGGCGACGTGCGGAGTGAACTTGCCCGGCGCTATCCGGTCAACGTAGGCAGCGGCGAGGCGAAAGGCCCGGCCGCGCCCCAGACGATGACGGCCGGCGGCGGGACGGGCGGGGGCGTGGACGCCCAGACCATGCTGGCCATGGCCTCGGCCATTGGCGCGGAGATCGCCCGGACCCTGGCCGAACAGCTCGGGCGGGGCCAGTCCGGCGGACCGGCCGCCTTGCCGGAGGCAACCATGACCGCCTTTACGAGCGAGCTGGCGCAGGCCCGGGCTGAAAACGCCGTCCTGGGCGACAAGGTGCGGGTGCTGGAAGCCGAGTTGGTGCGCCTGCGCAAGGACCGCCGCGAGCTGGAAAGCTTCCTGCTGGGCAAGATCAAGGGCCTGGGCGAAGGACGCGACAACGGCTGA
- a CDS encoding lysophospholipid acyltransferase family protein codes for MTTTSHRDIFDLAPHVSGAFARRAANFLRPALFRLLGLDKLEAIHGRLPAEADAAGYIDALLADLDVSIRVSPEELERIPKTGPVVVVANHPFGCLEGLVLAKMLLAVRPDAKIMANFLLSRLPQVRDLFVFVDPFGGADATTRNVRPLKECLSVLRAGGLLGMFPAGAVAHPRLINGRLDVADPQWNPSVARLVRKTGATVVPIRFSGKNSLLFQTLGLVHPMLRTLMLPRELANKQGATVEARIGSPVPADRLERLASRNADPDACITRHLRLRVALLRDRPHKPRLLPPLFPPRTGGRQDALIPAVNPELLADEIGRLPESAVLHRSGEFAVIEARAEAIPLALREIGRLREYTFRRVGEGTGKACDLDEFDPHYRHLFLWNVEKKEIAGAYRIGRTDELLAAKGKHGLYTSTLFVLKTKFFANIDPALEMGRSFVRPEYQKSYAPLLLLWKGLAQMVVREPRYRILFGPVSITSEYKHASRRLMAGYLEGHVSHPVLARHVKPKTPLRGQTWLARAAKTLVADLDDLLTLIDDIEADRKGIPVLLRQYLKLGGKLLAFNVDKAFGDCLDGLIVVDLLQADRRQLERYMGKEGLAAFVAHHEQAAQAEAATLERCA; via the coding sequence ATGACCACCACCAGCCACCGCGACATCTTCGACCTCGCGCCCCATGTCAGCGGCGCGTTTGCCCGCCGGGCCGCCAACTTCTTGCGGCCGGCGCTGTTTAGGCTCCTTGGCCTGGACAAGCTCGAAGCCATCCATGGCCGGCTGCCGGCCGAGGCCGACGCCGCCGGCTACATTGACGCCTTGCTGGCCGACCTCGACGTCTCCATCCGGGTCAGTCCCGAGGAACTGGAGCGCATCCCCAAGACCGGGCCGGTGGTGGTGGTCGCCAACCATCCCTTCGGCTGCCTGGAAGGGCTGGTGCTGGCCAAGATGCTCCTGGCCGTGCGGCCCGACGCCAAGATCATGGCCAACTTCCTGCTCTCGCGGCTGCCCCAGGTGCGCGACCTGTTCGTGTTCGTCGATCCCTTCGGCGGGGCCGACGCCACCACCCGCAACGTGCGGCCGCTCAAGGAATGCCTGTCGGTGCTGCGCGCCGGCGGCCTGCTCGGCATGTTCCCGGCCGGGGCCGTGGCCCATCCCCGCCTGATAAACGGCCGTCTGGACGTGGCCGACCCGCAGTGGAATCCCTCGGTGGCGCGGCTGGTGCGCAAGACCGGGGCCACGGTGGTGCCCATCCGCTTCTCCGGCAAAAACAGCCTCCTGTTCCAGACCTTAGGCCTCGTCCACCCCATGCTTCGCACGCTCATGCTCCCCCGCGAGCTGGCCAACAAGCAAGGGGCGACGGTGGAAGCCCGCATCGGTTCGCCCGTGCCGGCCGACCGCCTGGAGCGTCTGGCCAGCCGCAACGCCGACCCCGACGCCTGCATCACCCGCCACCTGCGCCTGCGCGTGGCTTTGCTGCGCGACCGGCCGCACAAACCCCGGCTGCTGCCGCCGCTGTTTCCGCCCCGGACCGGCGGCCGCCAGGACGCCCTTATCCCGGCCGTGAACCCGGAACTTTTGGCCGACGAAATCGGCCGGCTGCCCGAGAGCGCCGTCCTGCACCGCAGCGGCGAATTCGCCGTCATCGAAGCCAGGGCCGAGGCCATTCCCCTGGCCCTGCGAGAGATCGGGCGGCTGCGGGAATACACCTTCCGCCGGGTGGGCGAGGGCACGGGCAAGGCCTGCGACCTGGACGAGTTCGATCCCCACTACCGGCATCTGTTTCTCTGGAACGTCGAGAAAAAGGAAATCGCCGGAGCCTACCGCATCGGCCGCACCGACGAGCTGCTGGCGGCCAAGGGCAAACACGGCCTGTACACCAGCACGCTGTTCGTGCTCAAAACCAAGTTCTTCGCCAACATCGACCCGGCCCTGGAGATGGGCCGGTCGTTCGTGCGGCCGGAATACCAGAAAAGCTACGCCCCGCTGTTGCTGCTCTGGAAAGGCCTGGCCCAGATGGTCGTGCGCGAGCCGCGCTACCGCATCCTTTTCGGCCCGGTCAGCATCACCAGCGAATACAAGCACGCCTCGCGCCGGCTCATGGCCGGTTATCTGGAAGGCCACGTCTCCCACCCGGTCCTGGCCCGCCACGTCAAGCCCAAGACGCCCCTGCGCGGCCAGACCTGGCTGGCCCGGGCGGCCAAGACCCTGGTGGCCGACCTCGACGACCTGCTGACGCTCATCGACGACATCGAGGCCGACCGCAAGGGCATTCCGGTGCTGCTGCGCCAATACCTCAAACTCGGCGGCAAGCTGTTGGCCTTCAACGTGGACAAGGCCTTCGGCGATTGCCTCGACGGCCTTATCGTGGTGGATCTGCTCCAGGCCGACCGCCGCCAGCTCGAACGCTACATGGGCAAGGAGGGGCTTGCCGCTTTCGTGGCCCACCACGAACAGGCCGCCCAGGCTGAAGCGGCCACGCTGGAGCGCTGCGCCTAA
- a CDS encoding bifunctional metallophosphatase/5'-nucleotidase — translation MPRFKQVVCAFWLLLLSAQPALAGGDLQLTILHTNDIHAHLAAFDDFGAFCDQEKDTAGKCQGGVARLATAIGRERAKGGNLLLLDAGDQFQGTLYFTKYKGEALAFFMNRLGYDATTLGNHEFDDEQATLANFIRALKFPMTAANFEAEASSALHGLVVPYIVREIGGRKVGIIGVAQVKTPQMSSPGPGVSFSAPGEAVKKVAAKLRGQGVDILIALSHAGLSGDKKLAEKVPDLDVIVGGHSHVLLANGVSEAVGPSPYVVEHPGGGKTLIVTAGYWGRYLGDLRATFDAAGHVVAYGGNPIRLDGAVPEDPAILAEVQRFAKPLAAFRETVVSHTDKPLGAAMCRQEECAAGDLMAEALLAAGRRYNATLAVANGGGIRAGLAPGNITLGDVLTAFPFPNTLTVVTLTGADIKAALEHGVGNVGLTDGTGRFLQVAGLRYAYDPAKPAGSRVTRVEAADATGRFTPLAPEADYRVAMADFLYRGGDGYALFAKAGRDVEQDGTPVADILADWLRRHDPVKLELDGRITTTP, via the coding sequence ATGCCGCGTTTTAAACAGGTTGTCTGTGCCTTTTGGCTGCTGCTCCTGTCCGCCCAGCCGGCCCTGGCCGGGGGCGATTTGCAGCTCACCATCCTCCACACCAACGACATCCACGCCCACCTGGCCGCCTTCGACGACTTCGGCGCGTTTTGCGACCAGGAAAAGGACACGGCCGGCAAATGCCAGGGCGGCGTGGCCCGGCTGGCCACGGCCATCGGCCGGGAGCGGGCCAAGGGCGGCAACCTGCTGCTCCTCGACGCCGGGGACCAGTTCCAGGGGACGCTTTATTTCACCAAATACAAGGGCGAGGCCCTGGCCTTTTTCATGAATCGCCTGGGCTACGACGCCACCACCCTGGGCAATCATGAATTCGACGATGAGCAAGCCACTTTGGCGAATTTTATTCGGGCGCTCAAGTTCCCGATGACAGCCGCGAATTTCGAGGCCGAAGCCTCCTCGGCGCTGCATGGCCTGGTTGTGCCGTACATCGTTCGGGAAATAGGCGGCAGAAAGGTGGGAATCATCGGCGTGGCCCAGGTCAAGACGCCGCAAATGTCCAGCCCCGGCCCGGGCGTCAGCTTTTCCGCGCCCGGGGAGGCCGTCAAAAAAGTCGCGGCTAAGCTGCGCGGCCAGGGCGTGGACATCCTCATTGCGCTCAGCCACGCGGGCTTAAGCGGCGACAAGAAGCTGGCCGAAAAAGTCCCGGACCTCGACGTCATCGTCGGCGGCCACAGCCACGTACTGCTGGCCAACGGCGTTTCCGAAGCTGTCGGCCCCAGCCCGTACGTGGTGGAACACCCCGGCGGCGGCAAAACCCTCATCGTCACCGCCGGCTACTGGGGCCGCTACCTGGGCGATCTGCGCGCCACCTTCGACGCCGCCGGCCACGTCGTGGCTTACGGCGGCAACCCCATTCGCCTCGACGGGGCCGTGCCCGAGGACCCGGCCATCCTGGCCGAGGTCCAACGCTTCGCCAAGCCCCTGGCCGCCTTCCGCGAAACCGTGGTCAGCCATACGGACAAGCCCCTTGGCGCGGCCATGTGCCGCCAGGAGGAATGCGCCGCCGGCGACCTCATGGCCGAAGCCCTCCTGGCCGCCGGCCGCCGCTACAACGCCACCCTGGCCGTCGCCAACGGCGGCGGCATCCGAGCCGGCCTCGCCCCGGGCAACATCACCCTGGGCGACGTGTTGACCGCCTTCCCCTTCCCCAACACCCTCACCGTCGTCACCCTGACCGGAGCCGACATCAAGGCCGCCCTGGAGCACGGCGTAGGCAACGTCGGGCTTACCGACGGCACCGGCCGGTTCCTGCAAGTCGCCGGGCTGCGCTACGCCTACGACCCGGCCAAACCGGCCGGCTCGCGCGTCACCCGCGTCGAAGCCGCCGATGCAACCGGCCGCTTCACGCCGCTTGCGCCCGAAGCCGACTACCGCGTCGCCATGGCCGATTTCCTCTACCGCGGCGGCGACGGCTACGCGCTTTTCGCCAAGGCCGGCCGCGACGTGGAACAAGACGGCACGCCCGTGGCCGACATCCTGGCCGACTGGCTGCGCCGCCATGACCCGGTGAAGCTGGAACTGGACGGACGCATCACGACGACGCCGTAG
- a CDS encoding Lrp/AsnC family transcriptional regulator, translated as MIDEIDRRILMILQDNARTSNADIARAVSMAPSAVLERVRKLERKGVITGYEARIDPSKVDLDLTAFTFVKTDEPVGAIDTGQQLAAVPGVQEVHYVAGTAAYLIKVRAPDTRSLADLLKVIGRLSTVRDTNTTVVLQTVKETGALPLGSLPQPGEE; from the coding sequence ATGATCGACGAAATCGACCGCCGGATTCTGATGATCCTTCAGGACAACGCCCGCACCTCCAACGCCGACATCGCCCGGGCCGTGTCCATGGCCCCGTCGGCCGTCCTGGAGCGCGTGCGCAAGCTTGAGCGCAAAGGCGTCATCACCGGCTACGAGGCCCGCATCGATCCGTCCAAGGTCGACTTGGACCTGACCGCCTTCACCTTCGTCAAGACCGACGAGCCTGTGGGGGCCATCGACACCGGCCAGCAGCTCGCCGCCGTGCCGGGCGTCCAGGAAGTCCACTATGTGGCCGGCACGGCCGCCTACCTCATCAAGGTACGCGCCCCGGACACCAGGTCGCTGGCCGACCTGCTCAAGGTCATCGGCCGGCTCTCCACCGTGCGCGACACCAATACCACGGTGGTGCTGCAAACCGTCAAGGAAACCGGCGCGCTCCCCCTGGGATCGCTGCCCCAGCCCGGAGAGGAATGA
- a CDS encoding proline dehydrogenase family protein: MQHSLDDAIRQRGKAFFASIRGESPSIFNKGFWTGKVMDWAMQNEAFKVQLFRFVDVLPYLTTSDNLSRHIEEYFSGGDAGEIPSVLKWGAEKSGMFGGVAAKLMGKAIRSNIEGMARQFIVGEKTKEAVKNIAKIRKDGFAFTVDLLGEATVSEEESDAYRDGYLEVLDAIAAEQGSWKAFGGAGDGLDWGSAPRVNASIKPSALFSQAKPMDFEGSVEGILARMRPIYRKIVALGGALCIDMEQLKYKDITIELFKRLRSEPEFRDYPYLSIVLQAYLRDTGHDLNQLIEWGRAQGLPFGIRLVKGAYWDYETVVAKQMGWPVPVWTKKPESDIAYEKLSRTILENSDLIYFQCASHNIRTIACVMETASELGVADNRYEFQALYGMAEPVRKGLLKVAGRVRLYCPYGELLPGMAYLVRRLLENTANESFLRLSFADGEAEDVLLENPEKTLEREIAQKPAREPATPAVIDGLTAFRGEPLADFTIADMRAAFPAAIAAVHAKAGRVIPLSIGGKTIETADRIPTVNPANPDEVLANVCQAGISEVDAAIAAAKAAFGPWRDKTPRERAEVLLKAAAIARREIVALSAVQVLEVGKQWDQAYNDVGEAIDFLEYYAREAVRIGTPRRMGREPGEKNHLFYEGKGVAAVIAPWNFPLAISLGMASAAIVTGNTVVFKPSSLASLIGHGLVDIFKEAGLPDGVFNFCPGRGSVMGDYLVEHPAISTIAFTGSMDVGLRIIEKAAKVHPGQDYCKRVIAEMGGKNAIIVDDDADLDEAVLGVAYSAFGFQGQKCSACSRVIVVDSIYERFTARLKEACESMKIGPAEDPANAMGPVVDASQQAKVREYAALARQEGKILVERGLDAKGYFAPMVVVEGIRPEHRLAQEEIFGPVLSVMRAKSFDEAIEWAMSTRYALTGAVYSRSPRHLEKARKEFRVGNLYLNRNSVGAMVARQPFGGSKMSGVGSKAGGPDYLLQFVDPRVVTENTIRRGFTPIDEDDEWVD; the protein is encoded by the coding sequence ATGCAACACTCGCTCGACGACGCCATCCGCCAGCGCGGCAAAGCCTTCTTCGCCAGCATCCGCGGCGAATCGCCCTCGATTTTCAACAAGGGCTTCTGGACCGGCAAGGTCATGGACTGGGCCATGCAGAACGAGGCCTTCAAGGTCCAACTGTTCCGGTTCGTGGATGTTTTGCCCTACCTCACCACCTCCGACAACCTGTCGCGCCACATCGAGGAATATTTCTCGGGCGGCGACGCCGGGGAGATTCCGTCGGTACTCAAGTGGGGCGCGGAAAAGTCGGGCATGTTCGGGGGCGTGGCGGCCAAGCTCATGGGCAAGGCCATCCGCTCCAACATCGAAGGCATGGCGCGGCAGTTCATCGTCGGCGAGAAAACCAAAGAAGCGGTGAAAAACATCGCCAAGATCCGCAAGGACGGCTTTGCCTTCACCGTCGACCTGCTGGGCGAGGCCACGGTCTCCGAGGAAGAATCCGACGCCTACCGCGACGGTTACCTCGAAGTCCTGGACGCCATCGCCGCCGAGCAGGGGTCCTGGAAGGCCTTTGGCGGGGCCGGCGACGGCCTGGATTGGGGCAGCGCGCCGCGCGTCAACGCCTCCATCAAGCCCTCGGCCCTTTTTTCCCAGGCCAAGCCCATGGACTTCGAAGGTTCCGTGGAAGGCATCCTGGCCCGGATGCGGCCCATCTACCGCAAGATCGTGGCTCTGGGCGGGGCGCTGTGCATCGACATGGAACAGCTCAAGTACAAGGACATCACCATTGAGCTGTTCAAGCGCCTGCGCAGCGAACCGGAGTTTAGGGACTACCCCTACCTCTCCATCGTGCTCCAGGCCTATCTGCGCGACACCGGGCACGATCTGAACCAGCTCATCGAATGGGGCCGGGCCCAGGGCCTGCCCTTTGGCATCCGGCTGGTCAAGGGCGCGTACTGGGACTACGAAACCGTGGTCGCCAAGCAGATGGGCTGGCCGGTGCCGGTCTGGACCAAAAAGCCCGAGTCGGACATCGCCTACGAAAAGCTCTCCCGCACCATTCTGGAAAACAGCGACCTCATCTATTTCCAGTGCGCCTCACACAACATCCGCACCATCGCCTGCGTCATGGAGACGGCGTCCGAACTGGGCGTTGCCGACAACCGCTACGAGTTCCAGGCCCTTTACGGCATGGCCGAGCCGGTGCGCAAAGGGCTGCTCAAAGTAGCAGGCCGGGTGCGCCTCTACTGCCCCTACGGCGAACTGCTGCCGGGCATGGCCTATCTGGTGCGCCGGCTGCTGGAAAATACCGCCAACGAATCCTTCCTGCGCCTGAGCTTCGCCGACGGCGAGGCCGAGGACGTGCTGTTGGAGAATCCCGAAAAGACCCTGGAGCGCGAGATCGCCCAGAAGCCGGCCCGGGAGCCGGCCACGCCGGCCGTCATCGACGGACTGACCGCGTTTCGGGGCGAACCCCTGGCCGATTTCACCATCGCCGACATGCGCGCCGCCTTCCCGGCCGCCATCGCCGCTGTCCACGCCAAGGCCGGCCGGGTGATTCCGCTCTCCATCGGCGGCAAGACCATCGAGACCGCCGACCGCATCCCCACCGTCAACCCGGCCAATCCTGACGAAGTGCTGGCCAATGTCTGCCAGGCCGGCATCAGTGAAGTGGACGCGGCCATCGCCGCCGCCAAGGCCGCCTTCGGTCCCTGGCGCGACAAGACCCCGCGCGAACGGGCCGAGGTGCTGCTGAAGGCCGCCGCCATCGCCCGCCGCGAGATCGTGGCCCTGTCCGCCGTGCAGGTGCTGGAAGTCGGCAAGCAGTGGGATCAGGCCTACAACGACGTGGGCGAGGCCATCGACTTCCTGGAATACTACGCCCGCGAGGCCGTGCGCATCGGCACGCCGCGCCGCATGGGCCGCGAGCCGGGCGAGAAAAACCACCTCTTCTACGAAGGCAAGGGCGTGGCCGCCGTTATCGCGCCCTGGAACTTCCCCTTGGCCATTTCGCTGGGCATGGCCTCGGCCGCCATCGTCACCGGCAACACCGTGGTCTTTAAGCCCTCCAGCCTGGCTTCGCTTATCGGCCACGGCCTGGTCGACATCTTCAAGGAAGCCGGCCTGCCGGACGGCGTCTTCAACTTCTGCCCCGGCCGCGGCTCGGTCATGGGCGACTATCTGGTCGAGCATCCGGCCATTTCCACCATCGCCTTTACCGGCTCCATGGACGTGGGCCTGCGCATCATCGAAAAGGCGGCCAAGGTGCATCCCGGCCAGGACTACTGCAAGCGGGTCATCGCCGAGATGGGTGGCAAGAACGCCATCATCGTTGACGACGACGCCGACCTCGACGAAGCGGTGCTGGGCGTGGCCTACTCGGCCTTCGGGTTCCAGGGCCAGAAGTGCTCGGCCTGCTCGCGGGTCATCGTGGTCGATTCCATCTACGAACGCTTCACGGCGCGGCTCAAGGAAGCCTGCGAGAGTATGAAGATCGGGCCGGCCGAAGACCCGGCCAACGCCATGGGACCGGTGGTCGACGCCTCCCAGCAGGCCAAGGTGCGCGAATACGCCGCTTTGGCCCGCCAGGAAGGCAAGATACTGGTCGAGCGCGGCCTGGACGCCAAGGGCTACTTCGCGCCCATGGTGGTGGTGGAGGGCATCCGCCCCGAGCACCGTCTGGCCCAGGAAGAGATCTTCGGGCCGGTGTTGTCGGTCATGCGGGCGAAAAGCTTCGACGAGGCCATCGAATGGGCCATGTCCACCCGCTACGCGCTCACCGGCGCGGTCTACAGCCGCAGCCCCCGCCATCTGGAAAAGGCGCGCAAGGAATTCCGCGTGGGCAACCTCTATCTCAACCGCAACAGCGTCGGAGCCATGGTGGCGCGCCAGCCCTTTGGCGGCTCCAAGATGTCGGGCGTAGGCTCCAAGGCCGGCGGCCCGGACTACCTGCTCCAGTTCGTCGATCCCCGCGTGGTGACGGAAAACACCATCCGTCGCGGATTCACGCCCATCGACGAGGACGACGAGTGGGTTGATTAG
- a CDS encoding type II toxin-antitoxin system RelE/ParE family toxin — protein sequence MILRFRHKGLERLFRTGDHRGVNAQHVRRISQMLAMLNVSAKPEDMDLPGFRLHALEGTRKGQWAVSVSGNWRIVFEFSGEDATHVDLVDYH from the coding sequence ATGATCCTTCGATTCCGGCATAAAGGCCTTGAGCGGCTTTTTCGCACAGGGGATCATCGTGGCGTCAACGCCCAGCACGTCCGCCGGATCAGCCAGATGCTGGCGATGCTCAATGTCAGCGCCAAGCCGGAAGACATGGATTTGCCCGGCTTCCGGCTCCATGCCCTGGAGGGGACGCGAAAAGGTCAATGGGCGGTGTCCGTCTCGGGAAATTGGCGCATCGTCTTCGAGTTTTCCGGCGAGGACGCAACCCATGTGGATTTGGTGGATTACCATTAG
- a CDS encoding HigA family addiction module antitoxin, giving the protein MTIMFDPPHPGEIIREQCLAPLNLSVTEAAKGLGVSRKALSELLNGHSGVSSEMAIRLSKAFGSSPEAWLRLQMQYDLAKVAHRADSIQVTRFRGQTQA; this is encoded by the coding sequence ATGACCATAATGTTCGACCCGCCGCATCCCGGCGAGATCATACGGGAACAATGCCTTGCCCCCCTCAACCTGTCGGTGACGGAAGCGGCCAAGGGGCTTGGCGTGTCGCGCAAGGCGTTGTCCGAGTTGCTCAATGGCCATTCCGGCGTGTCGTCGGAAATGGCGATTCGTTTGTCCAAGGCCTTCGGCAGCAGCCCGGAAGCCTGGTTGCGGCTGCAAATGCAGTACGACCTCGCCAAGGTCGCCCACCGGGCGGATTCGATCCAGGTCACCCGGTTTAGGGGGCAAACGCAGGCGTGA